GTGGCCTACAAGAATGGCGCCCCAGTCACGCTGTCCGATGTGGCCCTGGTCAGCGACGACGTGGAGAATGCCCGCCTCGCCGCCTGGAAGAACACCACCCCCGCCGTCATCCTCAACATCCAGCGCCAGCCCGGCGCCAACATCATCGCCGTGGTGGACCGGGTGAAGGACCTCATGCCCCAGCTGCGGGCCTCCCTGCCCGCCGCCGTCGAGCTGAACATCCTCACCGATCGCACCGTCACCATCCGCGCCTCGGTGGAAGACGTGGAGTTCGAGCTGATGCTCACCATCGCCCTGGTGGTCATGGTGATCTTCCTCTTCCTCCGCACCTTCGCCGCCACCGTGATTCCCAGCGTGGCCGTGCCGCTCTCGCTCATCGGCACCTTCGGGGTGATGTACCTGCTGGGCTACAGCCTGAACAACCTCACGCTCATGGCGCTCACCATCTCCACGGGCTTTGTGGTGGATGATGCCATCGTGATGATCGAGAACATCATGCGCTACATCGAGGAGGGCGACTCTCCCCTCCAGGCGGCGCTCAAGGGTTCCGAGCAGATCGGCTTCACCATTCTCTCTCTGACCGTCTCCCTCATTGCCGTGCTCATCCCGCTGCTCTTCATGGGCGACATCGTGGGCCGCCTGTTCCGTGAATTCGCCGTCACCCTCAGCGTCACCATCCTGGTGTCCGCCGTGGTGTCGCTCACGCTCACGCCCATGATGTGCGCCAAGCTGCTGAAGCACACGCCGCCAGAGGAACAGGGCCGTTTCTACCAGTCCTCGGAGCGAATCTTCCAGCGCATCATCGACTTCTACGGGCGCACCTTGGCCTGGGTGCTGAAGCACCAAACCGGCACCCTGGTGGTGGCCGTGGCCACCCTGGCCTCGACCATCCTGCTCTACATCGCCGTGCCCAAGGGCTTCTTCCCCGTGCAGGATACGGGCGTGATCCTGGGCATCTCCGAAGGCCCCCAGACCGTCTCGTTTACCGCCATGGCCGAACGGCAGCAGGCCCTGTCCACGGAAATCCTCAAAGACCCCGCGGTGGAAAGCTTGTCCTCGTTCATCGGCATCGATGGCACCAACACGACCCTCAACAGCGGCCGCATCCAGATCAACCTCAAGCCTCTGGAAGAGCGCAAGCTCAGCGCCAGTGAGGTCATCCACCGCCTCCAGCCCCAGCTGGCCAAGGTGGAGGGCATCCGCCTCTACCTGCAGCCCGTGCAGGATCTCACCGTGGAAGACCGCGTCAGCCGAACCCAGTATCAATACACGCTGGAAGACGCCGACGCCAAGGAGCTGAGCGAGTGGGTGCCCCGCTTCGTGGACCGGCTGTCGGCCATTCCCGAGCTGCGGGATGTCGCCAGCGATGCCCAGAACGCGGGCCTCCAGGTGCGCCTCACCCTCGACCGCACCACCGCCTCGCGCTTGGGCATCACGCCCCAGATGCTCGACGACGCCCTGTATGACGCCTTCGGCCAGCGCCAGATTTCGACCATGTTCACCCAGCTGAACCAGTACCGTGTGGTGCTGGAGGCCCGTCCCGGCCAGTATCAGCGGCCCGAGGATCTGCAGAGCATCTACGTGCGGTCCGGGTCCGGCGGGTCCGTGCCCCTCAGCGCCTTCACCCGCATGGAGACCATCCCGGCGCCCCTGGCCGTGAACCACCAGGGCCAGTTCCCCACGGCCACGCTGTCCTTCAACCTGGCGCCCGGTGCTTCCCTGGGCGATGCGGTAAAGGCCATCCAGAAAGCCCGCCAGGAACTGGATGCTCCCGCCAGCCTGAAGACGGGTTTCCAGGGCACCGCCCAGGCCTTCGGCGCGTCGCTGACCAACACGCCCCTGCTCATCCTTGCCGCGGTGCTGACGGTCTACATCCTGCTGGGCGTGCTCTACGAGAGCTACATCCACCCGGTCACGATCCTCTCGACCCTGCCTTCCGCGGGCGTCGGCGCCCTGCTCTCGCTCATGCTCTGCCGCACGGATTTCAGCGTCATCGCCCTCATCGGCATCATCCTGCTCATCGGCATCGTCGAAAAGAACGCCATCATGATGATCGACTTCGCCCTGGAGGCCGAGCGCAAGGATGGTCTGCCCCCCCAGGAGGCCATCTACCAGGCTTCGCTGCTGCGCTTCCGGCCCATCATCATGACCACCATGGCGGCCCTGCTGGGCGGCGTGCCTCTCGCCCTGGGATCGGGCGTGGGAGCTGAATTGCGCCGCCCCCTGGGCATCGTCATCGTCGGCGGCCTCATCTTCAGCCAGGTGCTGACCCTCTATACCACACCGGTCATCTACCTCGCCTTCGACCGCCTCGCACGCCGCTTCCGCGGCCTGCGCAAAGCCCCGACGAAATGAGCATTTCAACCCCCTTCATCCGCAGGCCGGTGGCCACGACGCTGCTGACCATCGCCCTGGCGCTGCTGGGAGCCATCGCCTACCAGTTCCTGCCGGTCTCGCCCCTGCCCCAGGTGGAGTTCCCCACCATCCAGGTGCAGGCGGGCCTGCCTGGCGCCAGCCCCGAGACCATGGCCTCCTCCGTGGCCACGCCGCTGGAGCGTCAGTTCGGCCGCATCGCCGGCATCACGGAAATGACCTCCGCCAGTTCGCTGGGCGGCACCAGCATCACCCTGCAGTTCGACCTCAGCCGCAACATCGATGCGGCGGGCCGCGATGTGCAGGCCGCCATCAACGCCGCCCGCGGCGACCTGCCCGCCAACCTGCCGAACAACCCCTCGTACCGCAAGGTGAATCCGGCGGATTCGCCCATCCTGCTGCTGGCGCTCACCTCGAACATCATTCCCCGGGAGCGCATGTATGACATCGCCTCCTCGGTGCTGCAGCAGAAGCTTTCCCAGATCCAGGGCGTCGGCCAGGTCTTCGTCTGGGGCGGCGCCCTGCCCGCGGTCCGCGTGGACGTGAACCCGGCCCTGCTCAACGCCCAGGGGCTCGCCCTGGATGATGTCCGCCTGGCCATCACCGCCGCCAACCTGAACCGGCCCAAGGGCGATCTCTCCAACGCCAAGACCACCTGGTCCATCGCCACCACCGACCAGATGATGACGGCCGCCGACTACCAGCCCCTCATCCTCCGCTACCAGCGTGGCAACGCGGTCCGCTTGGCGGATGTGGCCACCGTGACCGATTCTGTGGAGAACGTCCGCAACGGGGGGCTGTCCAACGGCGTACCGGCCATCATGGTGCCCATCTTCCGCCAGCCGGACGCCAACATCATCGAGACCGTGGACCGCGTGCGGGCCATCCTGCCCCAGTTGCAGGCCTCGCTGCCGCCCACCATGGAACTGAAGGTGCTCATCGATGCCACCCGCACCATCCGGGCCTCGGTGAAGGATGTGCAGCTGGCGCTCTCCATCTCCATCGCCCTGGTCATCCTGGTCGTCTTCGTGTTCCTGCGGAGCGTGCGGTCCACCCTCATCCCCAGCGTGGCGGTGCCCATTTCGCTCATCGGCACCTTCGGCGCCATGTACCTGCTGGGCTACACCATCGACAACCTGTCGCTCATGGCCCTTACTGTGGCCACGGGCTTCGTGGTGGACGATGCCATCGTGGTGGTGGAGAACATCACGCGGCATCTGGAAAACGGCATGCAGCCCATGGAGGCGGCCCTGCATGGCGCCAAGGAGATCGGCTTCACCGTCATCTCCATCAGCATCTCGCTCATCGCGGTGTTCATCCCCATCCTCATGATGGGCGGCATCGTGGGCCGTCTCTTCCGGGAATTCGCCGTCACGCTGTCCGTGGCCATCGTCATCTCCATGGTGGTCTCGCTCACCACCACGCCCATGATGTGTTCGCTCCTGCTGCGCCCCCACTCGGAGGAAAAGCACGGCAAGGTTTTCCAAGCCAGTGAGCGCATCTTCCAGTGGATCATGGGCCACTACGAATCCTCCCTGGGCTGGGTGCTGCGCCACCAACGCTTCACGCTGCTGGTGGCCCTGGGCACCATGGTGGCCACCGTGGGCCTCTACATCGCCATCCCCAAGGGCTTCTTCCCCCAGCAGGACACGGGCCGCATCAATGGTTCCATCGTGGCCGCCCAGGACATCTCCTTCGCGGGCATGGAACGGCTGATGACCGAGTACGTGGCCATCGTGCAGAAGGATCCCGACATCGAGAATGTCACCGCCTTCATTGGCGGCGGCAACACAGGCCGCCTCTTCGCCTCCCTCAAGCCCAACGAGCAACGCAAGTCGAACGCGGATCAGATCATCGCCCGCCTGCGCGGCAAGACCGCCCACCTGCCAGGGGGAACCCTCTACATGCAGCCGGTGCAGGATCTCCGCCTGGGCGGCCGCCCCTCCAGCACCCAGTACCAGTACACCCTCCAGGGCGATGATGCCCGCGAACTCTTTGACTGGGCGCCGCGTGTGCTGGAAAAGCTCAAGACCGTGAAGCAGCTGGCGGACGTGAATTCCGACCTGCAGAACAAGGGCCTGGAGGCCTCCCTGGTCATCGACCGGGCCACGGCTTCGCGCCTGGGCGTCACACCCCAGGCCATCGACAGCACGCTCTACGACGCCTTCGGCCAGCGCTTCGTCTCCACCATCTACACAGCCCTGAATCAGTACCATGTGGTGATGGAAGTGGACAGTCCCTTCATGCAGACGCCGGACGGCCTCCGCCACACCTACGTGCGCTCCGTCACGGGGAACCTGGTGCCCCTGAGTGCCTTCACCACCCTGGAGCGGCGGAACACACCTCTTTCCGTAAATCATCAGGGCCAGCAGCCATCGGTCACCCTCTCCTTCAATCTGCCCGTGGGCGTGGCCCTGGGCGATGCGGTGGCGGCCATCGACAAGGCCCAGCAGGACATCCACATGCCGGGCACCCTGCGGGGCAGTTTCATGGGCACGGCCCAGGCCTTCAAGGCTTCGCTTTCCAACCAGCCCCTGCTGGTGGCCGCGGCCCTCTTCGTGGTCTACATCGTTCTGGGCATGCTCTACGAAAGCCTCATCCATCCGCTCACCATCCTCTCCACCCTTCCTTCGGCGGGCGTAGGGGCGCTGCTGGCCCTGCTGGCCTGCCGCACTGAGCTGAGCGTCATCGCCTTCATCGGCATCATCCTGCTCATCGGCATCGTGAAGAAGAACGCCATCCTCATGATCGACTTCGCCATCGAAGTGGAGCGGCGCGAAGGCGTCACCCCTGAGCGGGCCATCTTCCAGGCCTGCCTGCTGCGCTTCCGGCCCATCACCATGACCACCATGGCGGCCCTGCTGGGCGGTCTGCCCCTGGCCATCGGCATGGGCACCGGCGCCGAACTGCGCCGCCCCCTGGGCATCGCCATCGTGGGCGGGCTTCTCTTCAGCCAGCTGCTGACGCTCTACACCACGCCCGTCATCTACCTCTACATGGACCGGGCCCGACTGCGCTGGGAGCGGTGGCGGAGGAGATAAAACAGATCCACCGCGGAGACGCGGAATCCACGGAGGCATCACGGAGGATGGACCGGTCATGGGCGGGCGAACGCGCCTCGATGCGATTCTCCGTGTGCTTGTCCCGGTGAACTCCGTGCCTCCGTGGTGAATCTGTTCTGCGCGATGATGGGGCCATGCTCCCCCAGCCCAGCCTGCGCCGGACCCTCTCGTCCCTCGAGTACTTCGCCTTCGGATTCGGTTCCATGGTGGGCGTGGGCTGGGTGGTGCTCATCGACGACTGGCTGGCCCGGGGCGGCCCTGCGGGCGGCATGCTGGCCTTCCTGCTGGGCGGTCTCGCGCTGCTGCCCACCGCCCTCACCTACGGGCGCATGGCCCGCGAGATGCCTGATGCCGGCGCCGAAGTGGCCTACACCGAGGGGGTGTTTCCCGAGGTGCTGAGCTACGCTACGGGCTGGGTGATGGTGCTCGCCTATTTCATCGTCTGCCCCTGGGAGGCCGTGGCCATCGGCAACCTGCTGGCCCGGGCCCTGCCTGCCGTGAATCAGCTGCCTCTCTACAGCGTCGGCGGGAAGGCCATCTACCTGCCGCGCCTGCTGGCGGGGCTGGCCCTGGTGGCCCTCATCGGCACCCTGAATTACCGCGGCATGCAGCTCAGCTCGCGCCTGCAGAAGACTGCCACCTTCGGCATGCTGCTCCTGTTCCTGGGCTTCACCACCCTGGGTTTGGCCAAGGGTCAGGCCCTGAACCTGCGGCCCCTGTTCGCCCATCCCGGCGTGGCGGGGGCCGGGCTGTCCGTCCTGCTCATGCTCCAGGTGATGCCCTACTTCATGACCGGCTTTGAATCGGTGGTCAAAGGCTCGGAGGAGGCCGAAGCGGGCTTCGATCCCAGAGGCTTCGGCCGCGCCATGGTCTCCGCCCTGCTGGCGGGCAGCCTGTTCTATGTGTTGGTGATCTTGGTGGTGGCCTACATCGCCCCCTGGAAAGGGCTGGTGGCCGGCAAGTTCGGCACCGAACAGGCCTTTGAACGGGCCTTCGGCTCCCATTTCATCGCCCAGCTCATTCTTTTCGCGGCCCTGCTCTCCCTGCTGAAGGTCTTCAACGCCATGTTCGTGGCCGCCACCCGCCTGCTCTACGCCCTTGGCCGGCGAGGCCTGATCCACCCGGCCATGGGCACCGTCCATCCCCGCTTCCAGACCCCCGGCGGCGCCGTGCTGCTGCTGGCGGGCCTCACCGCCGCGGTGAGCTTCCTGGGAGACGCGGCCCTCCTTCCCATCACGGATGTGGGCTCCCTGGCCGTGGGCTTGGGCTGGCTGGCTACGTCCCTGGCCGCCCTGAGGCACCTCAAGCGGGCCCCCCAGCCCGATCCGGCAGGCCTCGCCCTGGCGGCCCTGAGCGCCGTGGTCAGCCTGGCCCTCATCGCCATGAAGGCCCTGCCCAGCGTCCCTGGCAGCTTCACCCACACCGAATGGACCGCCTTCGGCGTCTGGGTGGCCCTGGGCGCCCTGCTTTGGACCGGCTGGCGGCGCCCTTCGGAGCGGAAAAGCAACTGATCACCACCAAGACTCTAAGCCACCAAGAAAGGCAGAAATGCCCTTTTCCCTTGGTTCTTGGTGCCTTGGTGTCTTGGTGGTGAATCCCTTTGAATGGTGGTTTCAAACCATCCCGGCTTGAGCCAAGTCCCTCCGAGTGCGATCCTGGAAGGCTATGAAACTCGATCGGCTTGGCGACTTCTCACGCTCCCACCGCAACGGCGACTTGCGTCTCGATCACGCGGGCCAGACGGTGCGCCTGCTCGGCTGGTGCCGCCGGGTGCGCAACCTGGGCTCGCTGGTGTTCCTGGATCTCCGCGACCGCTGGGGCCTGGTGCAGCTGGTGGCCAACGAGGAGACCGCCGATCCCGAGCTGCTGGCCAAGCTCAAGGCCGTGCGCAGCGAGTTCGTGCTGGCGGCAGAAGGCGTGGTGGCCGAACGCGAGAGCAAGAACCCCAACATGGCCACGGGTGACATCGAGATCCGCCTCACGGGCCTGAAGATCCTCAACACCGCCGCGCCGCTGCCCTTTCCCCTGGAAGACGAGCACGTGGGCGAGGATCTGCGCCTCACCTACCGTTTCCTGGATCTGCGCCGCGAGCAGCTGCAGCGCAACATGATCCTGCGCAGCGAGGCCTCCAACATCATCCGGAACTACTTCCGGAAGAACGATTTCGTCGAGTTCGAGACGCCCATCCTCGGCAAGTCCACCCCCGAGGGAGCTCGCGATTACCTGGTGCCCAGCCGGGTCCACGCCGGGCAGTTCTTCGCCCTGCCCCAGAGCCCCCAGCTCTACAAGCAGATGCTGCAGGTCTCGGGCTTCGAGCGCTACGTGCAGATCTGCCGCTGCTTCCGGGACGAGGATCTGCGCGCCGACCGCCAGCCCGAGTTCACCCAGGTGGACGTGGAAATGAGCTTCGTCCGCCAGGAGGACATCCAGGCCCTCATCGAAGGCCTGATGGTGGAGCTCTGTCCCCTGGTGGGCCAGAAGGCCGTCGCCCCCTTCCAGCGTCTGCCCTACAAAGACGCCATGGAGTGGTACGGCTCCGACAAGCCCGACCTCCGCTGCAAGCTCAAGATCCAGGACGTGACGAACCTCTTTGCCCAAAGCGAGTTCAACCTGTTCCGTGCCGCCTCCGACTCCCAGGGGCAGCGCCGTGTGCGTGGCCTCTTCTTCCCTGGCGAGGCTGCCGGTGCGTACAGCCGCAAGCAGCTGGACGAACTGCAGGAGACGGCCAAGCAGCTGGGCGCGGGAGGCCTGCCCTACGTCAAATGGGGCAAGGATGGCCTGGCCTCCAGCTTCAAGAAGTTCCTCACGCCCGAACTCGAAGCTGCGCTGAAGGCCACCCTAAGCATCGGCGGCGAAGGCCTCGCCATCTTCGCCGTGGGCACCGATGACCAGACCTCCCGGGTGCTGGGCGACCTGCGTCTGAGGCTGGCCAAGGCCTTGGGTCTCCTGGATGAATCCGCCTTCGAGTTCCTGTGGGTGGTGGATTTCCCCCTCTTTCAATGGGATGAGGATGATCAGCGCTTCGTGGCCTGCCACCACCCCTTCACCAGCCCCCATCCCGAAGACCTCGACCTGCTCCAGTCCAATCCCGGCGCCTGCCGCGCCGTGGCCTACGACCTGGTGCTCAACGGCTATGAGCTGGGCGGCGGCAGCATCCGCATTCACGATGCCGAAACCCAAAGCCTCATGTTCCGCACCATCGGCATCAGCGACGCGGAGGCCCGGGCGAAATTCGGTTACCTGCTGGATGCCCTGTCCTTCGGCGCTCCGCCCCATGGCGGCCTCGCCCTGGGCCTCGACCGCCTGGTCATGCTGCTGGCGGGCGAGGACAACATCCGTGAGGTCATCGCCTTCCCCAAGACCGCCCAGGCCCGCTGCCTCATGACCGATGCCCCCAGCCCCGTGGATGAGCGGCAGCTGCGGGATCTGCACCTCCTGACTGACGCCAAGCAGACCTACCGGGTGGGCGCCGTGTTCTTCGAGAGTGCCGAGGGCGGGAATGCCGAGCTGCGGGGCCAGGCCCTGCAACAGATCACCCAGCTGACCCCCCGCCAGGCCCAGGGCCTGGTCACCCTGGACGCCCAGGGCCAGATCCTCGACGCCCAAACCCTCAGTGGCCCCACTTTTGAGTTCTGAGGCCTTCCCTGGCAACGGCGGAACCTTCGCCGCTGAGCCTCCACCCATGAAGGGACCCTCCCTTGGGGGGAACGACCCGATTCCCGCGTAAACTGTAGGCTTGGCCCTTCGGGGTGATTTGTCTTGGAGGCTCCATGTTCCTGAAGGTCCCCGGTCCAGGGGAAGCGGCCATCGCCCCGATGCGTCCTGCGATGGCATCCCCGGGCGGATTCCTGCGCCGCCTGCGGATCCTCGGCGTGGCCCTCCTGCCCCTGCTGCTCGTTCTGGCCTGCTCCAAGCACAAGGACACGGCCTCCGACCCCGGCAAGCCGCCGGCCATCACCACCGCCCCCGCGGATGCCAGCACCGTGACCGGCCGGAGCGTCAGTTTCTCGGTGACCGCCACCGGCGAGATCACCCTCCGCTACCAGTGGAACAAGGATGGCGTCGACATCCTGGGCGCCATCGGCTCCACCTACACGATCTTCAGTCCCAAGATGCAAGACGCTGGCAAGTACGCGGTGACGATCACCAACCCCAACGGCAAGATCACCAGCACTGCGGCCACCCTGACCGTGGCACAGGCCCTGATCTTCAGCGCCCCCATGGGCCTCGCCACCGATGCCACAGGCAACACCTACGTCTCCGACATGGATGACCACACCATCTGGAAGGTGAGCGCCACCAATCAGAAGACCCTGCTCGCTGGGGCCTCGGGCCTGCCCGGCGCCGTGGACGCCAAGGGCGGCGCGGCGCGCTTCAACACCCCCGGCGGCTTGGCCCTGGATGCCTCCGGCAACCTGCTGGTGGCCGACACGGGCAACCACACCATCCGCAGCATCGCCCCCGATGGCACGGTGACCACCCTGGCCGGCAGCGCCGGACAGGTGGGATCCGACGATGGCAACGGCCCCGCAGCCCGCTTCAACAGCCCCTTCGGCCTGGCGGTGGGCAGCGGCGGGAGCGTCTACATTTCTGACACCCAGAACCACACCATCCGCTTGCTGGCCCCCAATGGCGATGTCACCACCTTTGCGGGCCTGGCCGGCAAACCCGGACAGGTGGACGGCCCCCGGGCCAGCGCCCAGTTCAACCAGCCCAATGGTTTGGCCTTGGCATCCAACGGCACCCTCTACGTGGCCGACTACGGCAATTCCGTGATTCGCGCCATCTCCGCCAGCGGCACGGTGTCATTGCTGGCAGGCCAGTACGCCGCCCATGGTCTCGCCGATGGCACGGGCACCGGAGCCCTTCTCTATCAGCCACTGGGTATCTCGCTGGACGCCTCCGGCAACCTCTACGTGGCCGATTCCGCCAACCACACCATCCGCCGGGTCACCAGCGCCGGTGCGGTCTCGGTGGTGGCCGGTTCCGCCACCCTCGGCAACGCGGACAGCACTGGCGCTTCCGCCCAGTTCTTCCTGCCCTGCGGCGTCGCTGTCAATGCGGCGGGCAACGTGGTGGTGGCCGATACCAACAACCACATGCTGCGCAGCCTGACCCCCGCAGGCGTGGTGACGACGCCCACCGCCCCTTGAGCCATCGGTTGCACTCGCTGCACAGGCCCGCCATTGGCGGGCCTGCTCATGCCACAATCAATGTTCACGACGACGAGAGCCGAGGATCCCGATGGTTGAATCGCCAGGCAAAGCCCCCAAAAAGGTGAAGGAGAAGCGGCAGACGCCTGAGGAGCGTCAGGCTCTGATGCGTTACAACCACATGATGTACGGCCCCACGGCTGGTGAGTTCAGGCCCGCCCCCAAGAAGGTGAACCTCGGCAGCGCCTACCTCAACCATCCCAAGTTCCAGGCCCTCATGACTGCCTTCAAGAAGGGCACCGCCTACCAGTTCGACGTCACCGACAAGGCCAAGGTCTACACCATCGCCACCGACGGCACCCAGATCCTCTTCGATGGGAAGACCCTCTATTATTCCCGGCCCTCCAACCGCTACGAAGACCACCTGCTGCTGGATCGCAGCGTCGCGGTGGCCTATCAGGCCATTGACGCCCTGGTGCACCTGGCCGTGGCCGTGCTGCGCAGCCTGCCCGACCTGGGCACCCCCCAGCTGAGCTACCTGAACCACGAGTTCATCTACGGTGCAGAGCCCCTCGAAACCGGCATCGCCACCTCCGGCCCCAACCTCCTCATCGGCTCCTTCAAGCACAGCAAGGTGCAGGAGAAGGCGAGGAAGTAGGGCAGCCGCGCGCCTTGTTGCCCCCTTCCACCTGGTGGTCGGGGGGCATTTCCTCGCCCTAAATGCTTCCCGCTACAATGCGGGCACTGCCAAGGCCAGACCTGTCGCCTTCGACAGGGCATCCCAGAGGATGCCTACCACCGCATTCAGGACTTTCTCGATGGTGACCATCAGGATCCCGTGCAAGGTCATCACGAAACTCTTGACCATGTCCTGGAGCCCATCCAGGAAAAACTGGCGGGTGTCGTCCGTTATCTGGCCCGTGGCGATTCCTCCCGCAACGAGGTCCGCCTGCTGCGCGATGGCCAGGAGTTGCCTTTCCGAAAACCCGCTGAGGGTCGTGACATCCGCTTTCAGGATCCCGCTGGCCGCATCCTTCATGCTCTGGACCAATACCTTTAAATCGAGGGCCATCTCCGCCTCCAAATAGATAGAGCTAGCGTTTCAGGAAATTCTCATAGCTGATTGCCTGATCGAAATAGATCGATACCTGCCCTTTGAAAGCAGCAGCGACGGTCGGATTGATTCCATGGGCCTGATCCGTTTCTTTCATCTTCTGGAATGCGATGGAAAC
This sequence is a window from Geothrix sp. PMB-07. Protein-coding genes within it:
- a CDS encoding MdtB/MuxB family multidrug efflux RND transporter permease subunit, which codes for MNPSKPFILRPIATSLLMVGLLLVGLLAFRQLPVSALPQVDYPTIQVVTFYPGASPDVMASAITAPLERQFGQLPGLNRMSSTSSGGSSVITLQFVLDLNIDVAEQQVQAAVNAAGTYLPANLPNPPIYSKINPADAPILTLALTSKTLPLSKVEDFADTRLAQKISQLPGVGLVSISGGQKPAVRIQANPTALAANGLTLGDVRTAVAASNVNQAKGSFDGLRQAYAIGANDQLLSSEDYRPLVVAYKNGAPVTLSDVALVSDDVENARLAAWKNTTPAVILNIQRQPGANIIAVVDRVKDLMPQLRASLPAAVELNILTDRTVTIRASVEDVEFELMLTIALVVMVIFLFLRTFAATVIPSVAVPLSLIGTFGVMYLLGYSLNNLTLMALTISTGFVVDDAIVMIENIMRYIEEGDSPLQAALKGSEQIGFTILSLTVSLIAVLIPLLFMGDIVGRLFREFAVTLSVTILVSAVVSLTLTPMMCAKLLKHTPPEEQGRFYQSSERIFQRIIDFYGRTLAWVLKHQTGTLVVAVATLASTILLYIAVPKGFFPVQDTGVILGISEGPQTVSFTAMAERQQALSTEILKDPAVESLSSFIGIDGTNTTLNSGRIQINLKPLEERKLSASEVIHRLQPQLAKVEGIRLYLQPVQDLTVEDRVSRTQYQYTLEDADAKELSEWVPRFVDRLSAIPELRDVASDAQNAGLQVRLTLDRTTASRLGITPQMLDDALYDAFGQRQISTMFTQLNQYRVVLEARPGQYQRPEDLQSIYVRSGSGGSVPLSAFTRMETIPAPLAVNHQGQFPTATLSFNLAPGASLGDAVKAIQKARQELDAPASLKTGFQGTAQAFGASLTNTPLLILAAVLTVYILLGVLYESYIHPVTILSTLPSAGVGALLSLMLCRTDFSVIALIGIILLIGIVEKNAIMMIDFALEAERKDGLPPQEAIYQASLLRFRPIIMTTMAALLGGVPLALGSGVGAELRRPLGIVIVGGLIFSQVLTLYTTPVIYLAFDRLARRFRGLRKAPTK
- a CDS encoding multidrug efflux RND transporter permease subunit — encoded protein: MSISTPFIRRPVATTLLTIALALLGAIAYQFLPVSPLPQVEFPTIQVQAGLPGASPETMASSVATPLERQFGRIAGITEMTSASSLGGTSITLQFDLSRNIDAAGRDVQAAINAARGDLPANLPNNPSYRKVNPADSPILLLALTSNIIPRERMYDIASSVLQQKLSQIQGVGQVFVWGGALPAVRVDVNPALLNAQGLALDDVRLAITAANLNRPKGDLSNAKTTWSIATTDQMMTAADYQPLILRYQRGNAVRLADVATVTDSVENVRNGGLSNGVPAIMVPIFRQPDANIIETVDRVRAILPQLQASLPPTMELKVLIDATRTIRASVKDVQLALSISIALVILVVFVFLRSVRSTLIPSVAVPISLIGTFGAMYLLGYTIDNLSLMALTVATGFVVDDAIVVVENITRHLENGMQPMEAALHGAKEIGFTVISISISLIAVFIPILMMGGIVGRLFREFAVTLSVAIVISMVVSLTTTPMMCSLLLRPHSEEKHGKVFQASERIFQWIMGHYESSLGWVLRHQRFTLLVALGTMVATVGLYIAIPKGFFPQQDTGRINGSIVAAQDISFAGMERLMTEYVAIVQKDPDIENVTAFIGGGNTGRLFASLKPNEQRKSNADQIIARLRGKTAHLPGGTLYMQPVQDLRLGGRPSSTQYQYTLQGDDARELFDWAPRVLEKLKTVKQLADVNSDLQNKGLEASLVIDRATASRLGVTPQAIDSTLYDAFGQRFVSTIYTALNQYHVVMEVDSPFMQTPDGLRHTYVRSVTGNLVPLSAFTTLERRNTPLSVNHQGQQPSVTLSFNLPVGVALGDAVAAIDKAQQDIHMPGTLRGSFMGTAQAFKASLSNQPLLVAAALFVVYIVLGMLYESLIHPLTILSTLPSAGVGALLALLACRTELSVIAFIGIILLIGIVKKNAILMIDFAIEVERREGVTPERAIFQACLLRFRPITMTTMAALLGGLPLAIGMGTGAELRRPLGIAIVGGLLFSQLLTLYTTPVIYLYMDRARLRWERWRRR
- a CDS encoding APC family permease, giving the protein MLPQPSLRRTLSSLEYFAFGFGSMVGVGWVVLIDDWLARGGPAGGMLAFLLGGLALLPTALTYGRMAREMPDAGAEVAYTEGVFPEVLSYATGWVMVLAYFIVCPWEAVAIGNLLARALPAVNQLPLYSVGGKAIYLPRLLAGLALVALIGTLNYRGMQLSSRLQKTATFGMLLLFLGFTTLGLAKGQALNLRPLFAHPGVAGAGLSVLLMLQVMPYFMTGFESVVKGSEEAEAGFDPRGFGRAMVSALLAGSLFYVLVILVVAYIAPWKGLVAGKFGTEQAFERAFGSHFIAQLILFAALLSLLKVFNAMFVAATRLLYALGRRGLIHPAMGTVHPRFQTPGGAVLLLAGLTAAVSFLGDAALLPITDVGSLAVGLGWLATSLAALRHLKRAPQPDPAGLALAALSAVVSLALIAMKALPSVPGSFTHTEWTAFGVWVALGALLWTGWRRPSERKSN
- the aspS gene encoding aspartate--tRNA ligase, with product MKLDRLGDFSRSHRNGDLRLDHAGQTVRLLGWCRRVRNLGSLVFLDLRDRWGLVQLVANEETADPELLAKLKAVRSEFVLAAEGVVAERESKNPNMATGDIEIRLTGLKILNTAAPLPFPLEDEHVGEDLRLTYRFLDLRREQLQRNMILRSEASNIIRNYFRKNDFVEFETPILGKSTPEGARDYLVPSRVHAGQFFALPQSPQLYKQMLQVSGFERYVQICRCFRDEDLRADRQPEFTQVDVEMSFVRQEDIQALIEGLMVELCPLVGQKAVAPFQRLPYKDAMEWYGSDKPDLRCKLKIQDVTNLFAQSEFNLFRAASDSQGQRRVRGLFFPGEAAGAYSRKQLDELQETAKQLGAGGLPYVKWGKDGLASSFKKFLTPELEAALKATLSIGGEGLAIFAVGTDDQTSRVLGDLRLRLAKALGLLDESAFEFLWVVDFPLFQWDEDDQRFVACHHPFTSPHPEDLDLLQSNPGACRAVAYDLVLNGYELGGGSIRIHDAETQSLMFRTIGISDAEARAKFGYLLDALSFGAPPHGGLALGLDRLVMLLAGEDNIREVIAFPKTAQARCLMTDAPSPVDERQLRDLHLLTDAKQTYRVGAVFFESAEGGNAELRGQALQQITQLTPRQAQGLVTLDAQGQILDAQTLSGPTFEF
- a CDS encoding immunoglobulin domain-containing protein, with the translated sequence MFLKVPGPGEAAIAPMRPAMASPGGFLRRLRILGVALLPLLLVLACSKHKDTASDPGKPPAITTAPADASTVTGRSVSFSVTATGEITLRYQWNKDGVDILGAIGSTYTIFSPKMQDAGKYAVTITNPNGKITSTAATLTVAQALIFSAPMGLATDATGNTYVSDMDDHTIWKVSATNQKTLLAGASGLPGAVDAKGGAARFNTPGGLALDASGNLLVADTGNHTIRSIAPDGTVTTLAGSAGQVGSDDGNGPAARFNSPFGLAVGSGGSVYISDTQNHTIRLLAPNGDVTTFAGLAGKPGQVDGPRASAQFNQPNGLALASNGTLYVADYGNSVIRAISASGTVSLLAGQYAAHGLADGTGTGALLYQPLGISLDASGNLYVADSANHTIRRVTSAGAVSVVAGSATLGNADSTGASAQFFLPCGVAVNAAGNVVVADTNNHMLRSLTPAGVVTTPTAP